From Geomonas agri, one genomic window encodes:
- a CDS encoding undecaprenyl-diphosphate phosphatase, with translation MGIFEAIVLGIVEGLSEFLPVSSTGHLILASALLKLQQSETHKVFEVVIQLGAMLAVVEVYRKQLLARPDLLKKVCFAFLPTGTIGFLLYKLVKSLFQPSLVSYMLIAGGVAFIVIEFWMKDRPATTHTLEEISYKQAFSIGLVQCISMVPGVSRSGATIMGGLLCGLDRKDATEFSFLLALPTMLAATCYDVYKNYTVFHMGDWENIAVGFVTSFIFGVIGIKALLKFVTTHTFIPFGIYRIIIGVLFLVFMF, from the coding sequence GTGGGCATTTTTGAGGCGATAGTACTTGGTATCGTGGAGGGGTTGAGCGAGTTCCTTCCCGTTTCTTCCACTGGGCATCTGATCCTGGCGTCGGCGCTGTTAAAACTGCAGCAGTCTGAGACGCACAAGGTTTTCGAAGTAGTCATCCAACTGGGGGCGATGCTTGCCGTGGTCGAGGTGTACCGCAAGCAGCTTCTTGCACGCCCCGATCTGCTCAAGAAGGTTTGTTTTGCCTTCCTTCCCACCGGCACCATAGGATTTCTGCTGTACAAGCTGGTTAAGTCGCTCTTCCAGCCTTCACTGGTGAGCTACATGCTCATCGCCGGCGGTGTCGCCTTTATCGTCATTGAGTTTTGGATGAAGGACCGGCCGGCGACAACCCACACCCTGGAAGAGATCAGCTACAAGCAGGCCTTCTCCATCGGCCTCGTGCAGTGCATCTCCATGGTGCCGGGCGTCTCGCGTTCCGGCGCTACCATCATGGGCGGGTTGCTGTGCGGACTTGATCGGAAAGATGCCACCGAATTTTCCTTCCTGCTGGCCCTTCCCACCATGCTGGCTGCCACCTGCTACGACGTCTACAAGAACTACACTGTGTTCCACATGGGGGACTGGGAGAACATTGCGGTAGGTTTCGTTACCTCTTTCATCTTCGGCGTCATCGGCATCAAGGCACTGCTGAAGTTCGTCACCACCCACACCTTCATCCCCTTCGGCATCTACCGCATCATCATTGGGGTGCTCTTCCTGGTTTTTATGTTCTAA
- a CDS encoding NarK family nitrate/nitrite MFS transporter, producing MSSRVLAVWSPEDAQFWEEQGKATAYRNLWISIPALFLSFAVWMVWSVVVVNLQSIGFAFDADKLFWLAALPGLSGATLRIFYSFMVPIFGGRTWTTISTASLLIPAVGIGFAVRDPNTSYSTMLLLAFLCGLGGGNFASSMSNISFFFPKALKGTALGLNAGLGNLGVSAMQYLVPLVITGGMFGALCGDPQVCVVKGVSTSVWMQNAGFVWVPFIILATLAAWFGMNDISDAKASFKEQSVIFKRKHNWIMCWLYLGTFGSFIGYSAGLPLLIKSQFPTINPMQYAFLGPLVGALFRPVGGWIADKLGGARVTFWNFVAMTAAGFGVLHYLPSQGNPGNFWGFLAMFILLFVTTGIGNGSTFRMIPVIFLTERQRAAGDVRREAQAKAAAEAGKEAAAVLGFCSAFAAYGAFFIPKAFGSSITHTGGPQAALYGFLAFYLSCIVLTWYWYSRKNAEMPC from the coding sequence ATGTCGTCACGAGTACTGGCAGTATGGAGCCCGGAGGATGCACAGTTCTGGGAGGAGCAGGGTAAGGCCACCGCGTATCGGAATTTATGGATCTCGATCCCGGCCCTCTTCCTTTCCTTCGCTGTCTGGATGGTCTGGAGCGTGGTGGTGGTGAACCTGCAGTCGATAGGTTTCGCCTTCGACGCGGACAAGCTGTTCTGGCTAGCGGCACTGCCGGGGCTCTCCGGTGCGACGCTGCGCATCTTCTATTCCTTCATGGTCCCCATCTTCGGCGGCAGGACCTGGACCACCATCAGCACCGCATCGCTTCTCATCCCGGCAGTCGGCATCGGCTTCGCGGTGCGCGATCCGAACACAAGCTACAGCACCATGCTGCTGCTGGCGTTTTTGTGCGGCCTGGGCGGCGGCAACTTCGCCTCCAGCATGTCCAACATCAGCTTCTTCTTTCCGAAGGCACTCAAGGGGACGGCTCTCGGATTGAATGCGGGCCTTGGCAACCTTGGCGTGAGCGCGATGCAGTACTTGGTGCCGCTGGTCATCACCGGGGGCATGTTCGGCGCACTGTGCGGCGACCCGCAGGTCTGTGTCGTCAAGGGGGTCTCCACCTCGGTCTGGATGCAGAACGCGGGCTTCGTCTGGGTCCCCTTCATCATCCTCGCCACCCTGGCTGCCTGGTTCGGCATGAACGACATCTCCGACGCCAAGGCCTCCTTCAAGGAGCAGTCGGTCATCTTCAAGCGCAAGCATAACTGGATCATGTGCTGGCTCTACCTGGGCACCTTCGGTTCGTTCATCGGCTATTCAGCAGGGCTGCCGCTGTTGATCAAATCGCAGTTCCCGACTATCAACCCCATGCAGTACGCTTTCCTGGGCCCCCTGGTCGGGGCGCTGTTCCGGCCGGTAGGGGGCTGGATCGCCGACAAGCTGGGTGGGGCACGGGTCACCTTCTGGAATTTCGTCGCCATGACCGCCGCTGGCTTCGGTGTGCTGCACTATCTCCCAAGCCAGGGGAACCCGGGCAACTTCTGGGGCTTTCTCGCCATGTTCATCCTGTTGTTCGTTACCACGGGTATAGGCAACGGTTCGACCTTCCGGATGATCCCGGTGATCTTCCTGACCGAGCGGCAGCGTGCGGCGGGTGACGTAAGGCGTGAGGCTCAAGCCAAGGCTGCGGCCGAGGCGGGAAAGGAAGCAGCGGCCGTTCTCGGCTTCTGCTCTGCGTTTGCGGCCTACGGGGCCTTCTTCATCCCCAAAGCCTTCGGCAGCTCCATAACCCATACCGGCGGGCCGCAGGCGGCACTCTACGGCTTTCTCGCCTTCTACCTGAGCTGTATCGTGCTCACTTGGTACTGGTATTCACGCAAAAATGCGGAGATGCCCTGCTAG
- a CDS encoding hemerythrin domain-containing protein — protein sequence MARLIDELKRDHVAIEDMLNRVKDTSITNKEAHKLLLAAQSTLLAHLRKEDAQLYPVLNKAAQADQALKRTVDFYAKDMDEISGNAVAFFKKYAADDAVIDIEFAKALGRLFATISRRLRSEENTLYAAYEKLHD from the coding sequence ATGGCAAGGTTGATAGACGAGCTGAAACGGGATCACGTGGCGATCGAGGATATGCTCAACCGCGTCAAGGATACCAGCATCACCAACAAGGAGGCGCACAAGCTCCTTCTGGCAGCGCAGTCGACGCTGCTGGCGCATCTGCGCAAGGAGGATGCGCAACTCTACCCGGTGCTGAACAAGGCCGCGCAGGCCGACCAGGCTTTGAAGCGCACCGTCGATTTTTACGCCAAGGACATGGATGAGATATCCGGCAACGCCGTGGCCTTCTTCAAGAAATACGCTGCCGACGACGCGGTCATCGACATAGAATTCGCCAAGGCGCTGGGCCGGCTGTTCGCAACTATCTCCAGGCGGTTGCGCAGCGAAGAGAACACGCTTTATGCGGCCTACGAGAAGCTCCACGATTGA
- a CDS encoding sulfite exporter TauE/SafE family protein, which produces MILELLIPMLLCTLLVAVLYSCVGHGGASGYIAVLALFSVAPEVFKPTALTLNLLVAGIATFSFARAGHFSWRLFWPFAVTSIPFSFLGGYLTLPSHIYRPLVGMVLLLSASRLLMQKNQTPERTTPPATATAMVIGAALGLLSGLTGVGGGIFLSPLLLLCKWGEPREVSAVAALFILVNSGAGLLGHLSGVQAIPSYAPFMAGSALLGGVIGSLLGSRHLPVPTIMRVLSLVLAIAGFKLLLV; this is translated from the coding sequence ATGATCCTGGAACTTCTGATACCGATGTTGTTGTGCACCCTGCTGGTCGCGGTCCTCTACTCGTGCGTCGGGCACGGCGGTGCATCGGGGTACATCGCTGTGCTGGCGCTTTTCAGCGTGGCGCCCGAGGTCTTCAAACCCACCGCACTGACCCTGAATCTCCTGGTGGCGGGGATCGCCACCTTCTCCTTTGCCCGCGCCGGGCACTTCTCGTGGCGCCTGTTCTGGCCCTTTGCGGTGACCTCGATCCCGTTCAGCTTTCTGGGTGGCTACCTCACCCTCCCCTCCCACATCTACCGGCCGCTCGTCGGCATGGTGCTGCTTCTCTCGGCATCGCGACTGCTGATGCAAAAAAACCAGACTCCCGAGCGCACCACTCCCCCTGCCACCGCGACCGCCATGGTCATCGGCGCCGCACTCGGGCTTTTATCCGGGCTCACCGGGGTCGGGGGCGGCATCTTCCTGAGTCCGCTCTTGTTGTTGTGCAAGTGGGGTGAGCCGAGGGAGGTCTCGGCAGTGGCAGCGCTCTTTATTCTGGTCAATTCAGGGGCGGGATTGCTGGGGCATTTGAGCGGGGTGCAGGCGATACCGAGTTACGCGCCGTTCATGGCCGGCAGCGCGCTGCTAGGGGGCGTGATCGGCTCGCTTCTTGGAAGCCGCCACCTCCCCGTCCCCACCATCATGCGGGTCCTCTCCCTCGTCCTCGCCATCGCCGGATTCAAGTTACTGCTAGTCTGA